The DNA segment CTTGCTTGTCCAGCAGCTTTTGCAGCGCAGGCTTTTGCGCCTGGTAGAGCTTGAAGGCTTCGTCGTAGCTGCTCACCAGGAAGGGCAGGCCGTCTGCGCCGAAGATCTGCGATTCGTTCTGGAAGCTCACCAGAAAGAACTCGCCCATCTGCGCATTGCCGGTTTGCACGGCGCGCTTGATCTCGGGCATCTTGAACAGCGATGCGCCGAAGTGCGGCGTGATCTTGAGCTTGCCGCCGGTGGCAGCGTCCACCTCTTTCACAAACAGCTCGTTGTTCTTGGAGTGGAAGTTGCCGGGGCCGTAAGCGGTGGCGAAATCCCACTTGGTTTGGGCAGCGGCCGCACCGGCAAAACCGATGCTGGCGACCAAGGTGGCGGTAGCGCAAAAGATGCGACGCTTCATGTTGACTCCTTGAGGAAGGGCTGAAAGATGCAGGTGGTCACGTAAGGCAAGTTACGTGCCAAAAGTAGCATTGGTTTCAACAATCATCCATAAGGGATTTCAACGATGATGCAGTTGCGTAGGTGTTGTAGCTTCTTATTGTTGAGAGTCTGAATTCAGATTGTTCAACTAAATTGGTGCATACCCCTGTGGCGGTGCACCTTCCTGGGGATCGGAATCACGGCAGCTGGCGGGCATAGACGGCCAGCACCATGCGTTCGGATTGCACCAGATAGGTCTCCAATTCCTGGGCAGCCTCCTTGGTCTGCCCATCCATCAACATCTGCAGCAGGCGCGCGTTATGGTCGACATAGGGGGCATGAAGGTATTCGGGATCGTCCAGCATGCCGAAGGCCAGCCGCAGTTCGGCGGCCAGGTGGGCAAACATGGAGGACAGGCGTGCACTGTCGCTGAGCGCCACGATGCCCGCATGGAAAGCCATATTGGCCGAGCCCACGGTGCGCCAGTCCTTCACCTGGCGGGCGGCCAGGGCGTCGTCCACGGCCTGGCGCATGCGTTTGTGCGCAGGGTGCAGCGGCCATGCCTTCTCCAGCGACTGGCATTCGATCAGCCGGCGCACCCGGTAGATGTCAATGATGTCGGCAATGGAGGGGGTGGCCACGGAGACCCCGCGGTTGGGTTCATGCCGCAGCAGGCCTTCCTTGATCAGCGTGCGGAAGACCTCCCGCAAGGTGTTGCGCGAGATGTCCAGTTGCTGGCTCAGCGCGGCTTCCGACAGGCGCTGCCCGGCGCGCAACTCGCCGTGGATCAGCTGTTGGCGGATGCGCTCGGCCACGGCATCGCTCAGGCTCGTGGATTCGTTGCTGGAAGGGTCGCGTGGGCTTGGCATGGCAGATTGGTAAGGAATTTGCTAGATATTGTTGAACAAAGCGCTGGCATGTGGCGCAAGGAGCATACAAGATGGATTTGAACAGCGATCTGGGCGAAAGCTTTGGTGCCTGGAGCATGGGCGACGATACCGCCATGCTCGATATCGTCAGCAGCGCTAATGTGGCATGCGGCTTCCATGCCGGTGATGCCGCGGGCATTCTCGCCACCCTGAAGGCGGCCAAGGCGCGCAATGTGGTCGTGGGCGCCCATGTGGCCTACCGCGATCTGGCCGGTTTCGGCCGCCGCAACATGGATGTGGCCAGCAGCGATCTGGTGGCCGACGTGATCTACCAGATCGGCGCGCTGCAGGGCCTGGCCCAGGCGGCGGGCACCACAGTGCGGTATGTGAAGCCGCATGGCGCGCTCTACAACACCATTGCCCAGGACCGGCGCCAGGCCACCGACGTGATCAACGCCATCAAGGCGATCGATCCCTCGCTGGTGCTGATGGCGCTGGCGGGAGCACCGCTGATCGGCTGGGCGCGCGACGCCGGCCTGACCGTGGTGGCCGAAGCCTTTGCCGACCGTGCCTACACCCCCCAGGGGGCCCTGGTTTCGCGCCGCGAAGCCGGTGCCGTGCTGCACGATGAAACCCTGATCGCCCAGCGCATGCTGACCCTGGTGCGCGAAGGCGTGATCGAGGCCGTGGATGGCTCCATGGTGCGCGTGGAGGCCGATTCGATTTGCGTGCATGGCGACAGCCCCGGGGCGGTGTCCATTGCCCGTGCGCTGCGCCAGCGCTTTGAAGCAGAAGGCGTGCAGATCGCCTCGTTCGTGGCATGAGTGGCATGCGTTTTCTGCCGGTCCACCGCCAGGCCCTCATGGTGGAGCTGGACGATCTGCAGCAGACCCTGGTGCTGCTCCAGTCCCTGCAGGCCGAGCCGATTGACGGCGTGCAGGAGCTGGTGCCTGCTGCGCGCACCATCCTGGTGTACTTTGCTCCGCACCGGGTAACGGCGGCGCAGCTGGTGCAGGCAATTGCGGGCCGCAATCTGCAGGGCAGCGTGCAGCGCTCGGATGTGCTGGTGGAAATTCCCGTGCGCTATGACGGCGAAGACCTGGCCGATGTGGCGCAGATGCTGGGCATCAGCGCGCACGAGGTGGTGCAGCGCCACACCGGCAGCGAATGGTCGGTGGCGTTCACCGGCTTTGCACCGGGCTTTGCCTATCTGTCAGGGGGCGACCCCATTTTCAACGTGGCGCGCCGTACCACCCCGCGCACCAAGGTGCCGGCGGGCGCGGTGGCGCTGGCCGGTACGTTCAGCGCGGTCTACCCTCAGGCCAGCCCGGGCGGCTGGCAGATCATCGGCGTGACGGATGCCGCCATGTGGGATCTGGCGCGTGACCTCCCCGCGCTGCTGCAGCCGGGCTACCGCGTGCGGTTTGTCGATGCATCCACCGCCAGCGCCGGGGCAGACCCGCGCCTGGCGGATGCAGCACCCGTCCAGGCTGCGGCGGCGGTGCCCCCCGCAGCCATGGGGGACACCGGCCAGGCGCTGTGGGTGCGCGCCACCGGGTTGCTGACCGTGTTCCAGGACTGTGGCCGCCATGGGCAGGCGGGCCAGGGGGTTTCGGCTTCCGGCGCCATGGACCAGGCGGCTTTCAAGAGCGCCAACCGCCTGGTTGGCAATGCCAGCCACCTGCCGGTGCTGGAGACCGTGGGCGGCGGCCTGGTGCTGCAGAGCGTGGGCGAGAACGTGGTGGCCGTGACCGGCGCCGACGCGCCCCTCACTATCACCACCGCAGCCGGCCGCCGCTGGAATGCGCCGCGGTACGCGGCCATTGCGCTGGCCGATGGCGACAGCCTGGGCCTGGGGCAGCCCACGACCGGTGCCCGCTGTTATGTGGCGGTGCGCGGCGGCTACCGGGTGACCCCGGTGCTGGGCAGCGCATCCACCGATACCTTGGCCCAGGTGGGCCCGCCCGCCCTGCACAGCGGTCAGCTGCTGCCTGTGGAAGCGGCTTGGCATGCCGTGGTGGGCGATGCGGCCCTGGCACCAGACCTGCTGCCGGCCCCTGGCCAGGAGGTGGTGCTGGATGTGGAGCTGGGACCGCGCACCGACTGGTTCACGCCCGAGGCCGTGGCCCTGCTGGCCCGCCAGCGCTGGGAGGTCACGCCCCAGTCCAACCGGGTGGGCCTGCGCCTGGCCGGTGACGAGGCCTTGGCGCGTGCCATCACCAGCGAGCTGCCCAGCGAAGGCACTGCCCTGGGCGCCATCCAGGTGCCTGCCAGCGGCCAGCCGGTGCTGTTTCTGGCGGACCACCCTCTGACCGGGGGCTACCCGGTGATCGGCTGTGTGGTCCCCCACCACCTGGATCTGGCGGGGCAGATCCCGGTGGGTGCATGGATTCGTTTTAAGCCCGTTCGTGCATTCGCAGTGTTGAACCCTGCGGTGGCGGACTGAGGAAGCGGTATGAAAAAAGTCCTGATAGCGAACCGCGGCGAGATTGCCGTGCGCATTGCCCGTGCCTGCGCCGACTACGGCGTGAAGTCCGTGGCGGTGTATGCCAATGCCGACATCGATGCCTTGCATGCCCGCACGGCCGACGAAGCCTATGGCCTGGATGGCGACCAGCCTGCCGACAGCTATCTGCACATCGGCAAGCTGCTGGCGATTGCCCAGAAATCCGGCGCCGATGCGGTGCACCCCGGCTATGGCTTTCTGTCGGAAAGCGAAGCCTTTGCGCGCGCGGTGCTGGATGCCGGCCTGATCTGGATCGGCCCCCGGCCCGAGACCATTGCCC comes from the Comamonas terrigena NBRC 13299 genome and includes:
- a CDS encoding GntR family transcriptional regulator, with product MPSPRDPSSNESTSLSDAVAERIRQQLIHGELRAGQRLSEAALSQQLDISRNTLREVFRTLIKEGLLRHEPNRGVSVATPSIADIIDIYRVRRLIECQSLEKAWPLHPAHKRMRQAVDDALAARQVKDWRTVGSANMAFHAGIVALSDSARLSSMFAHLAAELRLAFGMLDDPEYLHAPYVDHNARLLQMLMDGQTKEAAQELETYLVQSERMVLAVYARQLP
- a CDS encoding LamB/YcsF family protein, with amino-acid sequence MDLNSDLGESFGAWSMGDDTAMLDIVSSANVACGFHAGDAAGILATLKAAKARNVVVGAHVAYRDLAGFGRRNMDVASSDLVADVIYQIGALQGLAQAAGTTVRYVKPHGALYNTIAQDRRQATDVINAIKAIDPSLVLMALAGAPLIGWARDAGLTVVAEAFADRAYTPQGALVSRREAGAVLHDETLIAQRMLTLVREGVIEAVDGSMVRVEADSICVHGDSPGAVSIARALRQRFEAEGVQIASFVA
- a CDS encoding urea amidolyase family protein codes for the protein MRFLPVHRQALMVELDDLQQTLVLLQSLQAEPIDGVQELVPAARTILVYFAPHRVTAAQLVQAIAGRNLQGSVQRSDVLVEIPVRYDGEDLADVAQMLGISAHEVVQRHTGSEWSVAFTGFAPGFAYLSGGDPIFNVARRTTPRTKVPAGAVALAGTFSAVYPQASPGGWQIIGVTDAAMWDLARDLPALLQPGYRVRFVDASTASAGADPRLADAAPVQAAAAVPPAAMGDTGQALWVRATGLLTVFQDCGRHGQAGQGVSASGAMDQAAFKSANRLVGNASHLPVLETVGGGLVLQSVGENVVAVTGADAPLTITTAAGRRWNAPRYAAIALADGDSLGLGQPTTGARCYVAVRGGYRVTPVLGSASTDTLAQVGPPALHSGQLLPVEAAWHAVVGDAALAPDLLPAPGQEVVLDVELGPRTDWFTPEAVALLARQRWEVTPQSNRVGLRLAGDEALARAITSELPSEGTALGAIQVPASGQPVLFLADHPLTGGYPVIGCVVPHHLDLAGQIPVGAWIRFKPVRAFAVLNPAVAD